In Capillimicrobium parvum, a genomic segment contains:
- a CDS encoding iron-containing alcohol dehydrogenase, whose product MRDYRVVFGPGAVAETARELERLGASRPVIVTGTTLGTSDVLDDVLHVLGDLETAVFAGAGAHGLVSAVNALADLMKVHRADALVSLGGGSAVDVAKGATMVSTGRPLETFRRRSATGSGERPMDAYYTAEALPCAPIVAVTTTLSGAEFTGQAGLTLEGSDGETRKDQYYHRGSAPTMIVLDPRVTRRTPLNLWRKSGIKCLDHDVERIYSLHGHPFTESLSIGSARILLERLGTEADQPDSPVRTALLIASWMAQFSTGNVNVGLSHALGHQVGALAEIGHGDTSAILLPHVMRFNAVEAEGPLTRLAQQVGCVTAEGYGDVEGLIQRIEALIARLELPTRLRDTRLTRDLLPVIAERTLTDTGITGNPRRVTASGEVLELLERAW is encoded by the coding sequence GTGCGCGACTACCGCGTCGTGTTCGGGCCCGGCGCGGTCGCCGAGACGGCGCGCGAGCTCGAGCGCCTGGGCGCGTCGCGGCCGGTGATCGTCACCGGAACGACGCTCGGTACATCCGATGTCCTGGACGATGTCCTGCACGTCCTAGGCGACCTCGAGACGGCGGTGTTCGCCGGGGCGGGGGCCCACGGCCTCGTGTCCGCGGTCAACGCGCTCGCCGACCTCATGAAGGTCCACCGAGCCGACGCCCTCGTGAGCCTCGGCGGCGGTAGCGCGGTCGATGTCGCGAAGGGGGCGACGATGGTGTCGACGGGCCGACCGCTCGAGACGTTCCGCCGGCGCTCGGCAACGGGCTCGGGGGAGCGTCCGATGGATGCCTATTACACGGCGGAAGCGTTGCCGTGTGCCCCGATCGTCGCGGTGACCACGACGCTCTCGGGCGCGGAGTTCACGGGCCAGGCGGGACTCACGCTCGAGGGCAGCGACGGCGAGACGCGCAAGGATCAGTACTACCACCGAGGCTCGGCGCCCACGATGATCGTGCTCGACCCTCGAGTGACGCGTCGCACACCCCTGAATCTCTGGCGCAAGAGCGGAATCAAGTGCCTGGACCACGATGTGGAGCGGATCTACTCGCTCCACGGTCACCCCTTCACCGAGTCGCTGTCGATCGGGTCGGCACGCATCCTGCTGGAGCGCCTCGGGACCGAGGCCGACCAACCGGATTCCCCCGTGCGAACCGCGCTGTTGATCGCGTCATGGATGGCGCAGTTCTCGACCGGCAACGTCAACGTCGGCCTCAGCCATGCGCTCGGTCATCAGGTGGGAGCACTGGCCGAGATCGGGCACGGCGACACGTCCGCGATACTCCTGCCCCACGTGATGCGCTTCAACGCCGTCGAGGCGGAAGGTCCGCTCACGCGTCTCGCCCAGCAGGTCGGATGCGTAACGGCAGAGGGATATGGCGATGTCGAGGGTCTCATACAGAGGATCGAAGCGCTGATCGCTCGGCTCGAGCTTCCGACGCGCTTGCGGGACACCCGGCTGACCAGGGACCTGTTGCCCGTGATCGCGGAGCGCACCCTCACGGACACGGGGATCACTGGCAACCCGCGTCGAGTCACGGCGAGCGGCGAGGTCCTCGAGCTGCTGGAGCGCGCATGGTGA
- a CDS encoding FAD binding domain-containing protein, with product MKPARFEYRCPTTVSAAIEQLAEAGEEARFLAGGQSLIPLMGLRLAAPTRLIDLGRIPELRYVEVADGLLRIGAMTTQRTLERSTAVAEAAPLLAGAMPYIGHRAIRARGTIGGSVCHADPTAELPVVLRALDAEFVAQGPAGPRTIPAEDFFETLFTSALQEDEMLVEVRIPTTTGRRWWFDEVSRRHGDFAIVSCAAIVGRNGDPPRVVLGGMASTPLRVEKAEQHIGGDPEAARAAARVGVQDTDPTTDLHASAATRRRIAEALVARALRAVTATDGTSEGEKR from the coding sequence GTGAAACCGGCCCGCTTCGAGTACAGATGCCCGACGACCGTGTCAGCAGCGATCGAGCAACTCGCCGAGGCCGGCGAGGAAGCCCGCTTTCTCGCCGGTGGGCAGAGCTTGATCCCGCTGATGGGACTGCGCCTGGCCGCGCCGACCCGGCTCATCGACCTCGGGCGGATCCCCGAGCTGCGTTACGTCGAGGTGGCGGACGGGTTGCTGCGGATCGGTGCCATGACGACGCAACGCACGCTCGAGCGCTCCACGGCCGTTGCCGAGGCAGCGCCGCTCCTGGCCGGTGCGATGCCCTATATCGGCCACCGGGCGATCCGCGCCCGCGGGACCATTGGGGGCAGCGTCTGCCACGCCGACCCCACGGCCGAGCTGCCCGTCGTGTTACGGGCACTGGACGCCGAGTTCGTCGCACAGGGGCCGGCCGGGCCGCGGACCATCCCGGCCGAGGACTTCTTCGAGACGCTGTTCACCAGCGCGCTGCAGGAGGACGAAATGCTCGTTGAGGTGCGGATCCCCACGACGACGGGCCGCCGCTGGTGGTTCGACGAGGTGTCGCGGCGCCACGGAGACTTCGCGATCGTGTCGTGCGCGGCGATCGTGGGACGAAACGGCGACCCGCCACGCGTCGTGTTGGGTGGCATGGCGTCGACGCCGCTTCGCGTCGAGAAGGCCGAGCAGCACATCGGCGGCGATCCGGAGGCCGCCCGGGCCGCCGCTCGCGTCGGTGTGCAGGACACAGATCCGACGACCGATCTCCACGCGAGCGCGGCAACGCGACGCCGCATCGCCGAAGCGCTGGTGGCCCGCGCCCTGCGCGCGGTGACAGCAACCGACGGCACCTCAGAAGGAGAGAAGCGATGA
- a CDS encoding (2Fe-2S)-binding protein codes for MTSSKELVEVVMTVNQTEVTRTVEPRLTLADFIRDELDLTGTKLGCEHGVCGACTVLLEGEPVRSCCTLAVQAAGGTVQTVEELCRLPRGARLRESFKKHHALQCGFCTPGFLVTSYELLEDRDELTVEEARRELSGNICRCTGYQGIVAAVVEASGAD; via the coding sequence ATGACGAGCTCGAAGGAGCTGGTCGAGGTCGTGATGACCGTCAACCAGACCGAGGTCACCCGCACGGTCGAGCCGCGCCTAACGCTCGCGGACTTCATCCGCGACGAGCTGGATCTCACCGGAACCAAGCTCGGCTGCGAACACGGCGTGTGCGGTGCGTGCACCGTCCTGCTCGAGGGTGAGCCGGTGAGGTCCTGCTGCACACTGGCCGTTCAGGCGGCGGGCGGGACCGTCCAGACCGTCGAGGAGCTATGCCGGCTGCCACGTGGGGCTCGGCTGCGGGAGAGCTTCAAGAAGCACCATGCGCTGCAGTGTGGCTTCTGCACGCCCGGCTTCCTCGTCACCAGCTATGAGCTGCTCGAGGATCGTGACGAGCTGACCGTGGAAGAGGCTCGCCGTGAGCTCTCCGGGAACATCTGTCGCTGCACCGGCTACCAGGGGATCGTCGCCGCCGTGGTAGAGGCCAGCGGAGCCGACTGA
- a CDS encoding xanthine dehydrogenase family protein molybdopterin-binding subunit, which produces MVENKTFTRGKFVGARVPRVEDDRFLTGSARFIADVKVAGMKHVAFVRSPYAHARVVSVDVSQALALAGVAAVVTGEDLADVGRLVDAMQIEGLSKTPQPVLAVDRVRFVGEAVAAVVAEDRYVAEDAADLVVVEYEPLGAVTDAVAGMAADAPVLFEELGTNVLYRRSRAHGDTDSAFAAADRVFEGRFHTNRFMAAPMETRGAIATFETGPDRLHIQTSSQTPHLLRMALAGVLGMPEQRIRVSTPAVGGGFGQKIATSPEEVVVAALARRLGCPVKWVEDRRENLIAGSHAKEQIISLELAVTGEGRILGMRAQLIGDGGGYSFNTSSILVEPQVAAQSMPGVYDIANYDYEVIGVVTNKTPVASFRGIGWTAGHSARELLFDEVARDLGLDPAEFRRLNMIAPGSFPHRTCTDMLYDSGSYTESLADALEMVDYRALRERQRELRAQGRYIGIGISPYNELTGFGTDSASQAGFPFPSHDNAMVTVEPTGKVTVAVGFHSHGQGHETTFAQVAADGLGVAIEDVAVVFGDTSTSPFGMGTYASRSAIIGGGTVSLAAARVREKVLAAAGRLLEVSPEDLEIVDGRVSVAGDPDAGVSFAEVAGAAYFDPRVRGEGEDVYLSATMFYDPPATYSNGTIIAVVEVDPETTEITIERIVASEDCGTVINPMIVEGQVHGAIAQGIGGALLEHLAYDEQGQPLATTYMDYLIPTTMEVPRIDVNHLESPSPFSIGGIKGIGEGGLISAPAAVTCAVLDALAPWEPRLRTLPVTPDRIAEICRQE; this is translated from the coding sequence ATGGTTGAGAACAAGACGTTCACCCGTGGGAAGTTCGTGGGTGCGCGGGTGCCGCGGGTCGAGGACGATCGGTTCTTGACGGGGAGTGCGAGGTTCATCGCCGATGTGAAGGTGGCGGGGATGAAGCATGTGGCGTTTGTGCGGTCGCCGTATGCGCATGCGCGGGTGGTGTCGGTCGACGTGTCGCAGGCGTTGGCGCTGGCCGGGGTGGCCGCGGTTGTGACCGGGGAGGACCTGGCCGACGTCGGACGGCTGGTGGACGCCATGCAGATCGAGGGGTTGTCGAAGACGCCGCAGCCGGTGTTGGCGGTGGATCGGGTGCGGTTCGTGGGTGAGGCGGTTGCGGCGGTGGTGGCCGAGGACCGGTATGTGGCCGAGGATGCCGCGGATCTGGTGGTGGTCGAGTATGAGCCGTTGGGTGCGGTGACGGATGCGGTGGCGGGGATGGCGGCGGATGCGCCGGTGTTGTTTGAGGAGTTGGGCACGAACGTGCTGTATCGGCGGTCGCGTGCGCATGGTGATACGGATTCGGCGTTCGCGGCGGCTGATCGGGTGTTCGAGGGGCGGTTTCACACGAACCGGTTCATGGCGGCTCCGATGGAGACACGTGGGGCGATCGCGACCTTCGAGACCGGCCCCGACCGCCTGCACATCCAGACGTCCAGCCAGACGCCGCACCTGCTGCGGATGGCGCTCGCCGGCGTCCTGGGCATGCCGGAGCAGCGGATCCGGGTGAGCACGCCGGCGGTGGGCGGCGGCTTCGGCCAGAAGATCGCGACGTCGCCCGAGGAGGTCGTGGTCGCAGCGCTGGCGCGGCGATTGGGTTGTCCGGTGAAGTGGGTGGAGGATCGTCGGGAGAACCTGATCGCGGGCAGTCACGCCAAGGAGCAGATCATCTCGCTGGAGTTGGCGGTGACCGGGGAGGGCCGGATCCTCGGCATGCGCGCCCAGCTCATCGGCGACGGCGGCGGCTACTCCTTCAACACGTCCAGCATCCTCGTGGAACCGCAGGTCGCCGCCCAGAGCATGCCCGGGGTGTACGACATCGCCAACTACGACTACGAAGTGATCGGGGTCGTGACGAACAAGACGCCCGTGGCCTCGTTCCGGGGGATCGGCTGGACGGCGGGGCATTCGGCGCGGGAGCTGTTGTTCGATGAGGTCGCGCGTGATCTGGGGCTCGATCCGGCGGAGTTTCGGCGGTTGAACATGATCGCGCCGGGCTCGTTTCCGCATCGCACGTGCACGGACATGCTCTATGACTCGGGCAGCTATACGGAGTCGCTGGCCGACGCGCTGGAGATGGTCGACTACCGCGCGCTGCGCGAGCGTCAGCGCGAGCTGCGCGCGCAGGGGCGCTACATCGGCATCGGCATCAGCCCCTACAACGAGCTCACCGGCTTCGGGACGGACTCCGCCTCGCAGGCCGGGTTCCCATTTCCCTCACATGACAACGCAATGGTCACGGTTGAGCCGACCGGGAAGGTGACGGTGGCGGTGGGCTTTCATTCGCATGGGCAGGGGCATGAGACGACGTTTGCTCAGGTCGCGGCGGATGGGTTGGGCGTGGCGATCGAGGACGTCGCGGTGGTGTTCGGCGATACGAGCACGTCGCCGTTCGGGATGGGGACGTATGCGAGTCGCAGCGCGATCATCGGCGGCGGGACGGTGTCGCTGGCCGCGGCTCGGGTGCGCGAGAAGGTCCTGGCGGCGGCGGGCCGGTTGTTGGAGGTCTCGCCCGAGGATCTGGAGATCGTCGATGGTCGGGTGTCGGTGGCCGGCGATCCGGACGCGGGCGTGTCGTTTGCGGAGGTGGCGGGCGCCGCGTACTTCGATCCTCGGGTTCGAGGCGAAGGCGAGGACGTCTATCTGTCGGCGACGATGTTCTATGACCCGCCGGCGACGTACTCCAACGGCACGATCATCGCGGTCGTCGAGGTCGACCCGGAGACGACCGAGATCACGATCGAGCGGATCGTGGCCTCCGAGGACTGCGGAACGGTGATCAACCCGATGATCGTCGAGGGCCAGGTTCACGGCGCGATCGCCCAAGGCATCGGCGGGGCGCTGCTCGAGCACCTCGCCTACGACGAGCAGGGCCAGCCGCTGGCGACGACCTACATGGACTACCTGATCCCGACCACGATGGAGGTCCCGCGGATCGACGTCAACCATCTCGAGAGCCCGTCGCCGTTCTCGATCGGCGGGATCAAGGGCATCGGCGAAGGCGGTCTGATCTCCGCGCCCGCCGCCGTCACCTGCGCGGTCCTCGATGCCCTCGCCCCCTGGGAGCCCCGCCTGCGCACCCTGCCCGTCACCCCCGACCGCATCGCCGAGATCTGCCGACAAGAGTGA
- a CDS encoding xanthine dehydrogenase family protein molybdopterin-binding subunit: MTPLGVPADSCTVDTSSLLVRGKFVGARVPRVEDDRFLTGSARFLADVKVAGMKHVGFVRSPYAHARMVSVDVSRALALPGVVAVVTAEHLHSVAPLVDPLAVEGLLKTPQPVLAVDRVRFVGEAVAAVVAEDRYVAEDAADLVVVGYEPLGAVTDAVAGMAADAPVLFEELGTNVLYRRSRAHGDTGAAFAAADRVFEGRFHTNRFMAAPMETRGAIATFETGPDRLHIQTSSQTPHLLRMSLSAALGMPEQRIRVSTPAVGGGFGQKMATYPEEVIVCELARRLGCPVKWVEDRRENLIAGSHAKEQIISMELAVTGEGRILGMRAQLIGDGGGYSFNTASVLIEPLVAAQLMPGVYDIANYDYEVIGVVTNKTPIGPFRGVGWTAGHSARELFFDEVARDLGLDPAEFRRLNMIAPGSFPHRTCTDMLYDSGSYTESLADALEMIDYWALRERQRELREQGRYIGIGISPYNELTGFGTDAGSQALLPVPSNDRAVVTVEPTGKVTVAVGLHSHGQGHETTFAQVAADGLGVAIEDVAVVFGDTSTSPFGMGTHASRSAIIGGGTVSLAAARVREKILAAAGRLLEVSPEDLEIADGQVSVAGDPDAGVSFAEVAGAAYFDPRVRGEGEDVYLSATMFYDPPATYSNGTIIAVVEVDPETTEITIERIVASEDCGTVINPMIVEGQVHGAIAQGIGGALLEHLAYDEQGQPLATTYMDYLIPTTMEVPRIDVNHLESPSPFSIGGIKGIGEGGLISAPAAVTCAVLDALAPWQPRLRTLPVTPDRIAEICHNGNRTP, from the coding sequence ATGACGCCACTGGGGGTGCCGGCAGATAGTTGCACAGTGGATACGAGCAGCCTCTTGGTCCGTGGGAAGTTCGTGGGTGCGCGGGTGCCGCGTGTCGAGGACGATCGGTTCTTGACCGGCAGCGCGCGGTTCCTCGCCGATGTGAAGGTGGCGGGGATGAAGCATGTGGGGTTCGTGCGATCGCCGTATGCGCATGCGCGAATGGTGTCGGTCGACGTGTCGCGGGCGTTGGCGCTGCCCGGAGTGGTCGCGGTCGTGACCGCCGAGCACCTGCACTCCGTCGCCCCCCTGGTCGACCCTCTCGCGGTCGAGGGTTTGTTGAAGACGCCGCAGCCGGTGTTGGCAGTGGATCGGGTGCGGTTCGTGGGTGAGGCGGTTGCGGCGGTGGTGGCCGAGGACCGGTATGTGGCCGAGGATGCGGCTGATCTGGTGGTGGTCGGGTACGAGCCGTTGGGTGCGGTGACGGATGCGGTGGCGGGGATGGCGGCGGATGCGCCGGTGTTGTTTGAGGAGTTGGGGACGAACGTGCTGTATCGGCGGTCGCGTGCGCATGGTGATACGGGGGCGGCGTTCGCGGCGGCGGATCGGGTGTTCGAGGGGCGGTTTCACACGAACCGGTTCATGGCCGCTCCGATGGAGACGCGGGGGGCGATCGCGACCTTCGAGACAGGACCCGACCGGCTCCACATCCAGACCTCCAGTCAGACGCCGCACCTGCTGCGTATGTCCCTCTCTGCGGCGCTCGGCATGCCGGAGCAGCGGATCCGGGTGAGCACGCCGGCGGTGGGCGGCGGCTTCGGCCAGAAGATGGCGACGTATCCCGAGGAGGTGATCGTCTGCGAGCTTGCCCGGCGGCTGGGTTGTCCGGTGAAGTGGGTGGAGGATCGTCGGGAGAACCTGATCGCGGGCAGTCACGCCAAGGAGCAGATCATCTCGATGGAGCTAGCGGTGACCGGGGAGGGCCGGATCCTCGGCATGCGCGCCCAGCTCATCGGCGACGGCGGCGGCTACTCCTTCAACACGGCGAGCGTCCTGATCGAGCCGCTCGTCGCGGCGCAGCTGATGCCGGGCGTCTACGACATCGCCAACTACGACTACGAAGTGATCGGGGTCGTGACGAACAAGACGCCCATCGGGCCCTTCCGGGGCGTGGGCTGGACGGCGGGGCATTCGGCGCGAGAGCTGTTCTTCGATGAGGTCGCGCGTGATCTGGGGCTCGATCCGGCGGAGTTTCGGCGGTTGAACATGATCGCGCCGGGGTCGTTTCCGCACCGGACGTGCACGGACATGCTCTATGACTCCGGCAGCTACACGGAGTCGCTGGCCGACGCGCTGGAGATGATCGACTACTGGGCGTTGCGCGAGCGTCAGCGCGAGCTGCGCGAGCAGGGACGTTACATCGGCATCGGCATCAGCCCGTACAACGAGCTCACCGGCTTCGGGACCGATGCCGGCTCGCAAGCTCTCCTTCCCGTGCCGTCGAACGACAGAGCGGTCGTCACGGTGGAGCCGACGGGGAAGGTGACGGTGGCGGTGGGCCTGCATTCGCACGGGCAGGGGCATGAGACGACGTTTGCCCAGGTCGCGGCGGATGGGTTGGGCGTGGCGATCGAGGACGTCGCGGTGGTGTTCGGCGACACGAGCACGTCGCCGTTCGGGATGGGCACACACGCGAGTCGCAGCGCGATCATCGGCGGCGGGACGGTGTCGCTGGCCGCGGCTCGGGTGCGCGAGAAGATCCTGGCGGCGGCCGGCCGGTTGTTGGAGGTCTCGCCCGAGGATCTCGAGATCGCCGATGGTCAGGTGTCGGTGGCCGGCGATCCGGATGCGGGCGTGTCGTTTGCGGAGGTGGCGGGCGCCGCGTACTTCGATCCTCGGGTTCGAGGCGAAGGCGAGGACGTCTATCTGTCGGCGACGATGTTCTACGACCCGCCGGCGACGTACTCCAACGGCACGATCATCGCGGTCGTCGAGGTCGACCCGGAGACGACCGAGATCACGATCGAGCGGATCGTGGCCTCCGAGGACTGCGGAACGGTGATCAACCCGATGATCGTCGAGGGCCAAGTTCACGGGGCGATCGCCCAAGGCATCGGCGGGGCGCTGCTCGAGCACCTCGCCTACGACGAGCAGGGCCAGCCGCTGGCGACGACCTACATGGACTACCTGATCCCGACCACGATGGAGGTCCCGCGGATCGACGTCAACCATCTCGAGAGCCCGTCGCCGTTCTCGATCGGCGGGATCAAGGGCATCGGCGAAGGCGGACTGATCTCCGCGCCCGCCGCCGTCACCTGCGCGGTCCTCGATGCCCTCGCCCCCTGGCAGCCCCGCCTGCGCACCCTCCCCGTCACCCCCGACCGCATCGCCGAGATCTGCCACAACGGCAATCGCACGCCATGA
- a CDS encoding SMP-30/gluconolactonase/LRE family protein, with translation MPAVPVPVPWGDVSCEIGEGPLWDDRYEELACVDLDAGLVHWIGADTTVTVDCGQPASAVLPRTQGGYLVALEEGVAVLPDRQATPELIAPIDRPPGMAVRCNDAKCDPQGRAWIGTLAATFAPGEGALYRLDHDWTLTRILDGLTLPNGMAWSESGDTMYLVDSRVAVWAFDFDPTAGTLSRRRELITVDPAHGEPDGMAVDLEGGLWIAMYGAGMVRRHSASGAVTDTVRIPAARVTSCAFGGTRHADLFVTTAAEPAGCDAARGGRVFRFTPAVGGRDAQAFAG, from the coding sequence TTGCCCGCCGTTCCCGTGCCGGTGCCGTGGGGGGACGTGAGCTGCGAGATCGGCGAAGGACCGCTCTGGGACGATCGGTACGAGGAGCTCGCGTGTGTCGACCTCGACGCCGGCTTGGTCCACTGGATCGGTGCCGACACGACCGTGACCGTCGATTGTGGCCAACCGGCGAGCGCGGTTCTCCCGCGCACGCAAGGTGGCTACCTCGTCGCACTCGAAGAGGGCGTCGCGGTGCTCCCCGACCGCCAGGCCACGCCAGAGCTCATCGCCCCGATCGACCGGCCGCCGGGAATGGCCGTGCGGTGTAACGACGCGAAGTGCGATCCCCAGGGGCGCGCGTGGATCGGGACGCTGGCCGCGACCTTCGCGCCCGGTGAGGGCGCGCTGTACCGCCTCGACCACGACTGGACGCTCACCCGCATCCTCGACGGGCTCACGCTTCCGAACGGTATGGCGTGGAGCGAGTCCGGCGACACGATGTACCTCGTCGACAGTCGTGTCGCGGTGTGGGCGTTCGACTTCGACCCGACGGCCGGCACGCTCAGCCGCCGACGCGAGCTGATCACGGTGGACCCGGCGCACGGCGAGCCCGACGGCATGGCCGTCGACCTCGAGGGCGGGCTCTGGATCGCGATGTACGGGGCGGGCATGGTGCGTCGCCACTCGGCCTCCGGAGCGGTTACCGACACTGTGCGGATTCCGGCGGCGCGGGTCACCAGCTGTGCGTTCGGCGGCACCCGCCACGCAGATCTCTTCGTCACAACCGCCGCGGAGCCGGCCGGGTGCGATGCGGCGCGCGGCGGACGAGTGTTCCGGTTCACGCCGGCCGTCGGAGGCCGGGATGCGCAGGCATTCGCGGGTTAG
- a CDS encoding sugar ABC transporter substrate-binding protein: MGTLAILLAMILTLAFASGCGSSDDTSTAASTAEPAAADEPAGDAVAAAEKKVAELSKTEGVKFPVPDKPFDPGHKRAAVIMAGQDEGFTAMVDSLKEAADTMGWTLGPPMDGKFNPAAQAGFIQQAVNEKYDAIILLVIDAVNIESALAAAKQANIPVACLMCENKGYEDEIIDVTTSGRPGGEAIANYVTAASGGKAKVLLFDDKAYSIVKTRVEGFRDTLAQVCPECEIVDTVQMTPASLAKPGPPEWLGALRRYSPDDFDWTVFPYDYYAIPAGKTALEQGRNVAITGYDGSPEMVRMIEKDGPVFKATVTAPFEYLPWAALDQVARASAGLETWDTTQLPLRLVTPQNAAKFPKGWYVPHDFDPKAAFAPIWSGE; this comes from the coding sequence GTGGGCACCCTCGCGATCCTCTTGGCGATGATCCTCACCCTAGCCTTCGCGAGCGGGTGTGGGAGTAGCGACGATACCAGCACGGCAGCCTCCACGGCCGAGCCCGCGGCGGCGGACGAACCGGCGGGCGATGCGGTGGCGGCCGCGGAGAAGAAGGTCGCAGAGCTCTCCAAGACCGAGGGGGTGAAGTTCCCGGTTCCCGACAAGCCGTTCGATCCGGGCCACAAGCGGGCGGCGGTGATCATGGCGGGGCAGGACGAGGGCTTCACGGCGATGGTCGACTCGCTGAAGGAGGCGGCCGACACCATGGGTTGGACGCTGGGACCGCCGATGGACGGGAAGTTCAACCCGGCCGCTCAAGCAGGGTTCATCCAGCAGGCGGTCAACGAGAAGTATGACGCGATCATCCTGCTCGTCATCGACGCGGTGAACATCGAGTCGGCGTTGGCGGCAGCGAAGCAGGCGAACATCCCTGTCGCGTGCCTCATGTGCGAGAACAAGGGGTACGAGGACGAGATCATCGACGTCACGACAAGCGGTCGCCCGGGCGGCGAGGCGATCGCGAACTATGTCACCGCAGCCTCGGGCGGCAAGGCGAAGGTTCTGCTGTTCGACGACAAGGCGTACTCGATCGTGAAGACGCGCGTGGAAGGTTTCCGAGACACGCTCGCTCAGGTCTGTCCGGAGTGCGAGATCGTCGACACGGTGCAGATGACGCCGGCCAGTCTCGCGAAGCCGGGGCCGCCCGAGTGGCTCGGCGCGCTGCGGCGTTACTCGCCGGACGATTTCGACTGGACCGTCTTCCCGTACGACTACTACGCGATCCCGGCCGGCAAGACGGCGCTCGAACAGGGACGCAACGTCGCAATCACGGGCTACGACGGATCGCCGGAGATGGTGCGCATGATCGAGAAGGACGGGCCGGTGTTCAAGGCCACCGTCACCGCCCCGTTCGAGTACCTCCCGTGGGCCGCGCTGGACCAGGTCGCTCGGGCCTCGGCCGGTCTCGAGACGTGGGACACCACTCAGCTGCCGTTGCGTCTGGTCACTCCGCAGAACGCGGCGAAGTTCCCGAAGGGGTGGTACGTGCCGCACGACTTCGATCCCAAGGCGGCGTTCGCCCCCATCTGGTCTGGCGAATGA
- a CDS encoding sugar ABC transporter substrate-binding protein, producing MVRTRTREASGEPQKASVGRAGWLLAVVVVVCGLGFVGCGSGDDSSGSTVRTATIVASSGGDQEVVAKAKVQVEQLMETEGVKLPAPTEPFDPGKKRVAVILAGQDAGFDAMNEGVHEAARTMGWTVGPSMDGKFSPTAQAGFIQQAVQEKYDAIILLVIDAATVESALAAANKANIPVACVMCDNEGYEGKIYDVTTGGYPAGQAMAQYVIADSGGKAKILVFNDKGFAINPRRVAGFEDTIAKDCPGCKVVADLQTSAAELSDAGPPSWLGALRRYPEGSFDYVVWPGDYWAVPAGKTAQEQGREVGVTGYDGTPEMVGLIKQGGTVFKATISAPFPYLGWAALDVVARASAGHDVWDTTQMPVRLVTADNAADFPHGWFVPRDVDPKATFGKLWQGS from the coding sequence ATGGTGCGGACGAGAACGCGCGAGGCATCGGGTGAACCGCAGAAGGCATCGGTGGGACGGGCAGGATGGCTGCTCGCGGTCGTGGTGGTGGTCTGCGGGCTCGGGTTCGTCGGCTGCGGGAGCGGCGACGACTCCAGTGGCTCGACCGTGCGAACAGCGACCATCGTCGCGTCCAGCGGCGGTGATCAGGAGGTCGTCGCCAAGGCCAAGGTGCAGGTCGAGCAGCTCATGGAGACCGAGGGCGTGAAACTGCCGGCACCGACCGAGCCGTTCGACCCGGGCAAGAAGCGGGTCGCAGTGATCCTGGCCGGCCAGGATGCGGGTTTCGACGCGATGAACGAGGGCGTCCACGAAGCGGCGAGGACGATGGGCTGGACGGTGGGTCCGTCGATGGACGGAAAGTTCAGCCCGACGGCTCAGGCCGGCTTCATCCAGCAGGCGGTCCAAGAGAAATACGACGCGATCATCCTGCTCGTCATCGACGCCGCGACCGTGGAGTCTGCCCTCGCCGCAGCCAACAAGGCGAACATCCCGGTTGCCTGCGTCATGTGCGACAACGAGGGCTATGAAGGAAAGATCTACGACGTCACGACCGGTGGCTACCCCGCTGGACAGGCCATGGCGCAGTATGTGATCGCCGACTCGGGCGGAAAAGCGAAGATCCTCGTGTTCAACGACAAGGGCTTCGCCATCAATCCGCGCCGCGTCGCCGGATTCGAGGACACGATCGCGAAGGACTGTCCTGGGTGCAAGGTCGTCGCGGATCTCCAGACATCCGCCGCGGAGCTGAGCGACGCTGGTCCGCCGTCCTGGCTGGGCGCGCTGAGGCGCTATCCCGAAGGGAGCTTCGATTACGTGGTGTGGCCCGGTGACTACTGGGCGGTGCCCGCCGGCAAGACGGCTCAGGAGCAGGGACGCGAGGTCGGCGTCACCGGCTACGACGGCACGCCCGAGATGGTCGGCCTGATCAAGCAGGGCGGCACGGTGTTCAAGGCGACGATCTCGGCGCCCTTCCCGTACCTGGGTTGGGCGGCGCTGGACGTGGTGGCGCGGGCGTCCGCCGGGCACGATGTCTGGGACACGACGCAGATGCCCGTCCGGCTGGTCACAGCCGACAACGCGGCGGACTTCCCCCACGGTTGGTTCGTGCCGAGGGATGTCGATCCCAAGGCAACGTTCGGCAAGCTCTGGCAGGGCAGTTGA